The Hymenobacter sp. 5317J-9 genome has a window encoding:
- a CDS encoding M13 family metallopeptidase, whose amino-acid sequence MNNRYVVASTAALLALASCAGTKPATVATATPPAPAPTTETYPKGVGLDMADLDRSVNPCDDFFQFSGGNWLRNNPVPSYASSWGPRNLLGNRTQDLLRKILEDAAANRSAPPGSNLQKVGDFYAAAMDTAAIDRAGLAPLKPELDRVAAVRDAAALRAELIHLQDLGLGVLFRIGVDVDEKNTSQYAVQMNQGGLTLPNREFYFKTDARTEKVKTAYRTYMQELFRLQGAAPAVAQLDAAVVERIETRLAKASRTPVELRDPQANYNKMTVAAAQKRYPALDPKSLLAGLQLGKAQEIIVGQPAFFDEVNAVLKTESVPDLKTYLRWHLLRSAAAALPAPFADASFRYNQALTGAKQQASRWKRMQAVTDQTLGEAFGQLYVDQAFSPEAKAKALEMVNNIKASMAEHIQTNTWMSAPTKAEALKKLNALRVKIGYPDVWKDYSTLQISRESYLKNVLAARQWERRREAAHLGQPIDRNEWGMTPPTINAYYNPPMNEIVFPAGYLQPPFFDPKADDAINYGAIGGVMGHEMTHGFDDQGRQYDSEGNLRDWWTPADAAEFTKRAAVVGRQYDAFSPLDSVHVNGQLTMGENLADFAGLTVVYGALQKQLQQRYGNGPRPKYDGFTPEQRYFLSWAQLRRTNIRPEALRQQIATDPHSPGQYRTIGPLMNMPQFQAAFGCKEGDKMIRPAAQRAVIW is encoded by the coding sequence ATGAACAATCGATACGTTGTGGCCAGCACAGCCGCCCTGCTGGCCCTGGCCAGCTGCGCCGGCACCAAGCCTGCTACCGTGGCCACCGCCACGCCGCCCGCACCTGCCCCTACCACCGAAACCTATCCCAAAGGCGTGGGCCTCGACATGGCCGACCTCGACCGCTCGGTGAACCCCTGCGACGACTTCTTTCAGTTTTCGGGCGGCAACTGGCTGCGCAACAACCCCGTGCCGAGCTACGCCAGCAGCTGGGGGCCGCGCAACCTGCTCGGCAACCGCACGCAGGACTTGCTGCGCAAGATTCTGGAAGACGCGGCGGCCAACCGCAGCGCCCCGCCCGGCTCGAACCTGCAAAAGGTGGGGGACTTCTACGCCGCCGCCATGGACACGGCCGCCATCGACCGGGCCGGCCTCGCGCCGCTGAAGCCGGAGCTGGACCGCGTGGCCGCCGTGCGCGACGCCGCCGCGCTGCGCGCCGAACTCATCCATTTGCAGGACCTGGGCCTTGGCGTGCTGTTCCGCATCGGGGTGGACGTGGACGAGAAAAACACCTCGCAATACGCCGTGCAGATGAACCAGGGCGGCCTCACGCTGCCCAACCGGGAGTTTTACTTCAAAACCGACGCCCGCACCGAGAAGGTGAAAACGGCTTACCGCACCTACATGCAGGAGCTGTTTCGCCTGCAGGGCGCGGCGCCTGCAGTGGCCCAGCTCGACGCGGCCGTGGTGGAGCGCATCGAAACGCGCCTGGCCAAGGCCTCGCGCACGCCCGTGGAGCTGCGCGACCCGCAGGCCAACTACAACAAGATGACCGTGGCCGCCGCCCAGAAGCGCTACCCGGCGCTCGACCCCAAGAGCCTGCTGGCGGGCCTGCAGCTGGGCAAGGCGCAGGAAATCATCGTTGGGCAGCCGGCGTTTTTTGACGAGGTAAACGCCGTGCTGAAAACTGAGAGCGTGCCCGACCTCAAAACCTACCTGCGCTGGCACCTGCTGCGCAGCGCGGCCGCGGCCCTGCCCGCGCCGTTTGCCGATGCTTCTTTCCGCTACAACCAAGCCCTGACCGGCGCCAAGCAGCAGGCTTCGCGCTGGAAGCGCATGCAGGCCGTGACCGACCAGACCCTGGGCGAGGCCTTCGGGCAGCTCTACGTCGACCAGGCCTTCAGCCCCGAAGCCAAGGCCAAGGCCCTGGAAATGGTGAACAACATCAAGGCCAGCATGGCTGAGCACATCCAGACCAACACCTGGATGAGCGCGCCCACCAAGGCCGAAGCCTTGAAAAAGCTGAACGCCCTGCGCGTGAAAATCGGCTACCCCGACGTGTGGAAGGACTATTCGACGCTGCAAATCAGCCGCGAGAGCTACCTCAAAAACGTGCTGGCCGCCCGCCAGTGGGAGCGCCGCCGCGAGGCCGCCCACCTGGGCCAGCCCATCGACCGCAACGAGTGGGGCATGACGCCGCCCACCATCAACGCCTACTACAACCCGCCGATGAACGAAATCGTGTTTCCGGCGGGCTACCTGCAGCCGCCCTTCTTCGACCCCAAGGCCGACGACGCCATCAACTACGGCGCCATTGGCGGGGTGATGGGCCACGAAATGACCCACGGCTTCGACGACCAGGGCCGCCAGTACGACTCCGAAGGCAACCTGCGCGACTGGTGGACGCCGGCCGACGCGGCCGAGTTCACGAAGCGCGCCGCCGTGGTTGGCCGCCAATACGACGCCTTCTCGCCGCTCGATTCGGTGCACGTGAACGGCCAGCTGACCATGGGCGAAAACCTGGCCGATTTCGCCGGCCTCACGGTGGTGTATGGCGCCCTGCAGAAGCAATTGCAGCAGCGCTACGGCAACGGCCCACGCCCGAAGTACGATGGCTTCACGCCCGAGCAGCGCTACTTCCTGAGCTGGGCCCAACTGCGCCGCACCAACATTCGCCCCGAAGCCCTGCGCCAGCAAATTGCCACCGACCCGCACTCGCCCGGCCAATACCGCACCATCGGCCCGCTGATGAACATGCCGCAGTTCCAGGCCGCCTTCGGGTGCAAGGAGGGTGATAAGATGATACGCCCGGCCGCCCAGCGCGCCGTGATTTGGTAA
- a CDS encoding M56 family metallopeptidase, translating into MLSPTLLYLLKANGALLLFALAYFGLLRRLTFFTLNRYYLLFALLFSAVYPALPVPALLPPVAAAPVAVVLVETAAGPTGGLTTPAPTDWNAVALAVYGAGVALGLLRLLVQLLSLARLRRLSRPALVSGVAVRVLPGEVSPFSFGPTIYLNPAQHPAPELAAVLRHEQVHVRHWHTLDVLLAHLAQAGAWCNPAAWLLRRALLDNLEFLADHAALQSGLDRRAYQYSLLRLSQAQPGPALVSHFTFPTLKNRVAMMNTPLSSTGQLARYFVAGPLVLAAALGFSGARAQGAGPVVPVAAHEASAQPDREHATDYHITHYLDGKVSSIEDERKLGAENVASMVALKGEDARKISGNPQDEYVMVMTSKQNQNRPDVLAFNQKVAAAEARAASTRPAPAPAPAARRRPAGQPSSVRTVQGVRLASAPASSAAPAASQPSGPPPVYYVDGKVTRDGLANVAPDAIASVNVFKGEKTRELAGNAGAAGVVVITTKQRQDAPEVRAFNEKLGIAASPPAPAASVPYLAAPALAYITQHYPAARLLGVSEVKAADATPLHYQANIVMGRRPAYLLFDAQGQFISESYTSYLK; encoded by the coding sequence CGCCCACCTTGCTATATCTGCTGAAGGCCAACGGCGCGCTGCTGCTTTTCGCGCTGGCCTATTTCGGGTTGCTGCGCCGGCTCACCTTCTTCACGCTGAACCGGTATTACCTGCTGTTTGCGCTGCTGTTTTCGGCGGTGTACCCGGCCCTGCCGGTGCCGGCGCTGCTGCCCCCGGTGGCGGCCGCCCCCGTGGCCGTGGTGCTGGTGGAGACAGCCGCCGGGCCCACCGGGGGCCTGACAACGCCCGCCCCCACCGACTGGAACGCCGTGGCGCTGGCCGTATATGGCGCCGGCGTGGCCCTGGGGCTGCTGCGGTTGCTGGTGCAGTTGCTGTCGCTGGCGCGGCTGCGGCGCCTTTCGCGGCCGGCGCTGGTGAGCGGCGTGGCGGTGCGGGTGCTGCCGGGCGAGGTCAGCCCCTTCTCCTTTGGGCCAACCATTTACCTGAACCCGGCGCAACACCCGGCACCCGAGCTGGCGGCCGTGCTGCGCCACGAGCAGGTGCACGTGCGCCACTGGCACACGCTGGACGTGCTGCTGGCTCACCTGGCCCAGGCCGGGGCCTGGTGCAACCCGGCGGCGTGGCTGCTGCGCCGCGCCCTGCTCGATAACCTCGAATTCCTGGCCGACCACGCCGCCCTGCAGTCGGGCCTCGACCGGCGCGCCTACCAATACAGCCTGCTGCGCCTGAGCCAGGCACAGCCGGGCCCGGCCCTCGTTTCGCATTTCACATTTCCAACCCTCAAAAACCGTGTTGCCATGATGAACACACCGCTTTCTTCGACCGGGCAGCTGGCCCGCTATTTTGTGGCCGGGCCGCTGGTGCTGGCTGCTGCCCTGGGCTTTTCGGGCGCGCGGGCGCAGGGCGCCGGGCCGGTGGTGCCAGTGGCGGCCCACGAAGCATCGGCTCAACCAGACCGGGAGCACGCCACCGACTACCACATCACCCACTACCTCGACGGCAAGGTGAGCTCCATAGAGGATGAACGTAAACTTGGTGCTGAAAATGTGGCATCTATGGTGGCATTAAAAGGCGAAGACGCCCGCAAAATCTCCGGCAACCCGCAGGACGAATACGTGATGGTGATGACCTCGAAGCAGAACCAGAACCGCCCCGATGTGCTTGCCTTCAACCAAAAAGTGGCCGCGGCCGAAGCCCGGGCCGCCTCTACACGCCCGGCGCCCGCGCCCGCGCCCGCCGCACGCCGCCGTCCGGCCGGGCAACCCTCGTCGGTTCGGACTGTGCAAGGGGTTCGCCTCGCGTCGGCGCCCGCGTCGAGCGCCGCGCCGGCGGCTTCGCAGCCCAGCGGACCGCCGCCGGTGTATTACGTAGACGGCAAGGTCACCCGCGACGGCTTGGCGAACGTCGCCCCCGACGCCATTGCCTCCGTCAACGTGTTCAAGGGCGAAAAAACGCGGGAGCTGGCGGGTAACGCGGGCGCGGCAGGCGTCGTGGTCATCACCACCAAGCAGCGCCAAGACGCGCCCGAAGTGCGCGCATTCAACGAGAAGCTGGGCATTGCGGCCTCACCGCCGGCTCCGGCCGCCAGTGTGCCCTACCTGGCTGCGCCAGCGCTGGCCTACATCACGCAGCACTACCCGGCCGCCCGCCTGCTGGGCGTGAGCGAAGTGAAGGCAGCCGACGCCACCCCCTTGCACTACCAGGCCAATATTGTGATGGGTCGCCGGCCGGCCTACCTGCTCTTCGACGCGCAGGGCCAGTTCATCTCGGAGTCATACACCAGCTACCTGAAATAA